ccagtgttcatgccttcATACACTCAGACATGGTCGATTTCTTGAACATTTCTTTGGTGCCAGGCATTATCTTAGACACCGAGGAAGCACGTGGTGAACAGAACACACAGGGACCCTCAATCCCCAAAGATTTTATTCCGGTGTTGAAGCCTGGACTTAGTGAAGTAGGTATTGTAAATTATGGTGGTGTTGGAAGAGGGGTGTGAAGGTTGACACCAGAACACCCAGCAAGATGCAGGAAGCTCAAGTCCTCCTAGGGATGTTTGTgctggaatcccagggatgagcaGGACCTGATGCAGGAACAGGTGGGTGGGAAGTGGTGCTgaagagtgttccaggcagaggaactGAGAACATCCAGTGGTGAGGACTGGGAGGAGGGTGATTTTAAGGGGATCTTGTGTGTTTAGGAAGCTGATAAATATCATATTTGGTGCTAACAGAGCAGGCAGTGTCAGATGGTAGTGTTGAATGGACAGGTCACGGGGAGATAGTCAGGATCAACTGGGCACCGATGGAGGGAACTCGGGGGACCCAGGATGGCGTTTGTTGGCCATAAGTGGAAGAGCATGGGGATGAACAGCTAGGTGGCCAGTAGGATGCTATTCAAGCCCAACTGTCAGCTCTTCCTGGCCTTTCTCCCTTCTAAAGGACAATATACCAGTAGCAGTAGAAGTCACAAGGGTGAAGAGCAGATCCAGATTCTGCtagtgatcagagtatgaccttGGGGCACCTCACTCAgcatctctgaacctcagtttcctcttagCAAAGGATGACAGCAGTGTCTGCCTCCAGTGGCCCTGGAATTTAGGATGTTCTCAGGTCAGGGCTTCTGgtgagttcagttgcttagtcatgtcgatttctttgtgaccccatggactgcagcacaccaggcttccctgtccatcacgaactcctggagcttgctcaaactcatgtccatcgagtcagcaatgccatccaaccatctcatcctctgtggtccccttctcctccccacttcagtctttcccagcatcagggtctcttccaatgagtcagttcttcacatcaggttccCAAAGCATTGGGCTTATGGTAGGATGCACTGATGGAAGTTCTGTTCCTTTAACACTGTCCTCCCTCTGCCCCCCTTCCCTGGTatccttcccttcctctgcaGGGAGGCTCTGGCAGGAACCTGCTCTGCTGTTTGacttttttaattgcagtataattgctttgcaatgttgtgttagtttctgctgtacaacaacatgaatcagctatctTGCTGTTTGACTTTATGGGAGATGCTCTTTTCTTGGGAGGGTCTTGCTCGGAGCCTGTGGAGTTAGACATGTAGCCTGGTGCGCTGCGTCCTGCTCCGTCCAGGTGAACGTTCGCTCCTCCCTGGTGTGTCAGCCCGTCCTCTTTCTGGCCTCTCTAGGCATCACttaccctcctcccctctccctgcttctGTGTGTCGCTCTTCGGAACACATTGCTGACGGACATGCTAGATTGTACTTTCGATGTCAGTTtacttctcctttcttcctttttgaggGAAGGTAGGAAAAAAGCTCCCCTTGTTCTTTGTGTTACTTGCACTGCCTCCCTGTGGGAAGTTGTGGTTCTGCATCCCTCTGCTGTGCTTTGAAGTTGAATGACTGTGATGTGTTCCAGTTCCAAGCAAAAACTTTAAGAATTgctgtgctgggacttccctgggggttcagtggctaagaatccatgctcacaattcagggggcctgggtctgatccctgctcagggaactagattctacacGCCACAGCTGAAGATCctatgccacaacaaagacccagtgctgccaagtaactacatattaaaaaaaaaaaaaaatcactgcatttCCATAAGCTCCCTTGctctttcctttttgtctttatgAATGGCATGTCCCAAAGATGGGCTGCTTCTTCGGCCTGGATCTGTACATGAAGAAGATACATGAAGCAATGCTAGTCAGAGCCACCCGCACTTCCAGCTGACTTGTAACGTGTGTGCaagctcagtagtatctgactcttttgagatcccatggactgtagcccaccaggctcctctgtcagtggaatttcccaggcaagaatactggagtgggttgccatttcctactccaggagatcttcccaacccagggatagaacctgtgtctcctgtgtctcctgcattggcaggtggattctttaccactgagccatgtgggaaaccCCAACATCCATCATAAGTGAGGAAATAAATCTtgttttttaagccactgagatttgaggGAAGTTCCTATCGTGGTATTACCACAAGAAAAAATGATTACCAtagcattttttcttctttctggaatgTTGCTGGCTTAGACTTTCCATCTCTACCAGGGTAATTTTTGGtgcatttcattctccagaggaaAATGTGAGTTTACAATGGAGGAATCATTTCATTTAGAATTACACATTTGTTTGCATGGCCTCTTGCTAAATAGTACAGTGACTTCAAATAATTTGCTTTCTCCGTTTATATTCCCCTTGTCATTACTTGTTCTCTCTAGTTGTGTTTTTTCTCCCTGCCCTCTCATTTTTTCTTGAGTAACTTAGAAAGTGGCTTATCCCTCTTTTAAGTTTTTTCAAAGAAGTTAAAAAGTTTAAGAGCTTTATTGATATGCAATTCAATAAATagcatatagtatatataatgcaATTCACCCGTTCGAATTATACAGTTCAATGACTTTTTATGTTCAATATCCACTGAACAGTGCAGTTATCACCACAACCAATTTTACATTTCATCACCCCTGAAATGAAACCATACATTCCTTAGCACCCTGCACCAACTCACCCATCCCTcccagccttcagttcagttcatttcagttcagtcgctcagtcatgtccgactctttgcgaccccatgaattgcagcacaccaggcctccctgtccatcaccaactcccggagttccctcaaaTTCACGTCCGTCGAgccggtgatgtcatccaaccatctcatcctctgttgtcccctttttctcctgcccccaatccctcccaacatcagagtcttttccaatgagtcaactcttcgcatgaggtggccaaagtactggagtttcagatttagcatcattacttccaaagaacacccaggactgatctcctttagaatggactggttggatctccttgcagtccaagagactctcaagagtcttctccaacactacagttcaaaatcatcaattctacagtgctcagctttcttcacagtccaactctcacatccatacatgatcactggaaaaaccatagccttgactagacaaacctttgttggcaaagtaatgtctctgctttggggaaatagatggggaaacagtggaaacagtgtcagactttattttggggggctccaaaatcactacagatggtgactgcagccatgaaattaaaagacacttactccttggaaggaaagtaatgaccaacctagatagcatattcaaaagcagagacattactttgtcaacaaaggtccgtctagtcaaggctatggtttttcctgtggtcatgtatggatgtgagagttgaactgtgaagaaggctgagcaccaaagaattgatgctttggaactgtggtgttggagaagactcttgagagtcccttggactgcaaggagatccaaccagtccattctgaaggagatcagccctgggatttctttggaaggaatgatgctaaagctgaaactccagtactttggccacctcatgcgaagagttgactcattggaaaagtctctgatgctgggagggactgggggcaagaggagaaggggacgacagaggatgagatggctggatggcatcactgaccctatggacgtgagtctgagtgaactccaggagttggtgatggacagggaggcctggagtgctgtgattcatggggttgaaaagagttggacacgactgagcgactgatctcatctgatctaggttggtcataactttccttccaaggagtaagtgtcttttaatttcatggctgcggtcaccatctgcagtgattctggagccccccacaacaaagtctgacactgtttccactgtttccccatctatttcccatgaagtgatgggaccagataccatgatctttgttttctgaatgttgagctttaagccaactttttcactctcctctttcactttcatcaagaggctttttagttcctcttcactttctgccataagggtggtgtcatctgcataactgaggttattgatatttctcccggcaatcttgattccagcttgtgcttcttccagcccagcatttctcatgatgtactctgcatataagttaaataagcagggtgacaatatacagtcttgacatactgcttttcctatttggaaccaatctgttgttccatgtccagttctaactgttgcttcctgacctgcatacagatttctcaagaggcaggtcaggtggtctggtattcccatctctttcagaattttccacagtttattgtgatccacacagtcaaaagctttggcatagtcaataaagcagaaatagatatttttctgaaactctcttcctttttccatgatccagcagatgttggcaatttgatctctggttcctctacctttttgaaaaccagcttgaacatctggaagttcatggttcacgtattgctgaagcctggtttggagaattttgagcattactttactagcatgcactccatatgccagcaaatttgacaattcattccaatcccaaagatccTTTTCAGATTTGGTCTATTATGAAtgatgctgcgatgaacatttgtGCACacgtttttgtgtggacatatgttttcatttctcttgggtatatacctgagAGTGATATTGCTGGCATATGAAAATTCTTCGTTTAgccttttgagaaacttccagacTGTTTTGCAAAGGGAAAGAACTATTTTACATTCCATGAATAGTTTTTAAGGACCCCAAGTTCTCCATATCTTTGACAACACTTGTTGTCCTATTTATTGGTTCTAGTCATCCTAGAGGATGTGACGTGCTgtcttgtggttttgatgtgtatTACCTTGAAGCCCAATGGTATTGAACAGTTTTTGTATGCTTATTGCTCATTtgtataccttctttggagaaatgtctattaagatcCTTTACTCGTTTTAAATTTGGGCtaattttctttctattattaaaaGAACTGTAattgttctttttatattctagataaaaaaaaaatctctggtcagtgctcactttggcagcacatatagtAAAATTGGGATCATACAGAGAAGATTATCATGACCCCTGTGCGAGGATGACACACAAATTTGtgaaatgtttcatatttttaaaaagatatctatCCAGTATggcaaaataaattgaaaaatggcATTGTATATCtttggaaaatgaaatattataagcTATTCTATTTATTCACATATTCTTTAATTCCTGGATGATATATTAAGCACCTGCTATTTATTCATTAatccaataaatgtttattaagcccCCACACAAAAATCTCTGATCAGATATATGATTGGTAagaattttcttccattctgtggattgtcttctTACATTCTTAATGATGTACAGATGCTTAAAAAATTGATCTATATTTACATATGGAAGGAAatatcctaaaggcaatcagtcctgaatattcattggaaggactgatgctgaaactgaaactccaggattttggccacctgattcgaagaactgactcatttgaaaagaccctgatgctgggaaaaattgaaggtgggaggagaaggggacgacagaggatgagatagttggatggcatcaccgactcaatggacatgagtttgagtaaactccgggaattggtgatggacagggaggcttggcgtgctgcagtccatggggttgcaaacagttggacccaactgagccactgaactgaactgaactgatcatatgGAGGAGTCCCATGATTGTCCAGCTGAGCCTATGAAAGgggaaatagatttaattttGGAAGTATATTAAAAAGGTCACTTAGTGAACACAGGTAAGATAAAATCTGCAACCTTGTCTTTTTCAACAACAAAGGTGATGTTTTTCCCTCCTTCTGACTGACTGACTCCTTGTCTGACCCTCAGTTGGTTTCACACATGGGACAGGAACAGGGTTTTCATGTACTGGACCTCCTCAGGTACTGACATCACTTCCTACTCAAGTAGCTTGGTGTGCgtgcctagtcgctcagtcatgtctgactctttatgaccctatggactgtagcccaccaggcttctctgtccatgggattctccaggcaagaatgctggagtgggttgtcatgccctcctccaggaaattttcctgacccaggaattgaacccaggtctcctgcattgcaagcagattctttactggctgagccttCTGAACATACAGAATTAAGTTCTAGATCCTTTACTTTCCATTCCAGATATTTCGAAATTTGGGTCTTAGTTCCCTTTCCAGCTTTTACCTCAGCCTGGAATCCCACCTCCACCTTATGCTCAAATCTCCAGCTCTCTAGCCCACTGACAAGATCCGCAAGTACATTTATAGCCTAGAAAACCTTCCTTTTCTGCCTCAGTCTGCTTTGTagtagaggggtgtgtgtgtatgtgtgtgtgtgtgtgtgtgtgtacatcgaACCAGATTTTGAGGTTTTAGAAAATAGGgattatgatttcttctttgttgtTATAATAACTTGAGTTATCTTTCacatatttgctgctgctgctgctgctgctgctaagtcgcttcagtcgtgtccgactctgtgtgaccccatagacagaagcccaccaggctcccccgtccctgggattctccaggcaagaacactggagtgggttgccatttccttctccaatgcatgaaagtgaaaagtgaaagggaagtcgctcagccatgtctgactcttagtgacgccatggactgcagcctaccaggctcctccgtccattggattttccaggcaagagtactggagtggggtgccattgccttctccactacacATATTTACTAAATAGCTATTTGATTATTAAATTGGTTTCTGGTGGAACAGgtaatagggctttcctggtgactcgagtagtaaagaacttgcctgccaatgcaagagatgtgggtttgatccctgggttgggaagatctcctggaggaagaaatagcaacccactctagtattcttgtgtggaaaattctaCGGACAGAAGAGCTTTGCAGGATACAATccacagcatcacaaagagttggacacaaccgagcgactggaCATGGACACACTAGAATAGATAATAGATTGTGCCTTCAGAATGTTGACTTTTGGACATGATAGACCAGACCGGATGAAGTCTGGTGTCTGAGAGTGATTTGAAGGCAGCTGAACGGGAGGCGTGGAGGAACTCTGAATCAAAAttgtatagaattttaaaagaggTAGTTGTGTCTATCCCATTAAAttgaaatttttctgaatttaaggATTATCGTTGTCTTATTTATCTAGCACTCTACCAGGTCCAGAGTTAGTACCTAAtatctgtggaatgaatgaatgaagggttCTAGACTTTCCTGTGAATACAGCTCAAGAAGAAACTACAACTAAAGAAATTTGggacagaacagaatatagagaaATAAACCAAGAAATCTAGTTTAACTTCCTTAAACTGTTTCCTACACTTCCTAGAATATTGTATCTAGTAGATTTCAGTAAAAATGTTTAGTGTACATAGTATGTGATCAATACAAGTAAATTAAGAtcattcttgtttttcttctctagaaCTAAGAGACTGGCACCCTTAGGGATGGTGTAGAGTGAAATATGCTTAGAGAAGGTTAGTGAGTCTCATCCAAAGTTCGTTTCTCTGACTTCTGGGCTCATGGCAGGAGGGAACCAGAGCAGCGTCTTTGAGTTCCTCCTCTGGGGACTCTCTGAGCAGCCAGAGCAGCAGCACAGGCTCTTCCTGCTCTTCTTGTGGATGTACTTGGTCACGGTGGCTGGGAACCTACTCATCATCCTGGCCATTGGCACTGACACGCGTCTTCAcacacccatgtacttcttcctcaccAGCCTGTCTTGTGCAGACATCCTTTTCATCTCCACCACTGTCCCCAAGGCCCTGGTGAACATCCAGACCCAGAACAGGTCCATTTCTTATGTAGAATGCCTGACGCAGCTCTACTTTTTCTTGACATTTGGGGACATGGACATATTTATCCTAACTacaatggcctatgaccgctatgtggccatctgccaccctcTCCACTACACCATGGTCATGAGCCGCCGGTGTTGCATCATCCTGGTTACTGCCTGCTGGACCCTTACGAGTCTTGTTGCCATGACGCACACCTTCCTCATATTCCGACTTTCCTTCTGCTCTAAGAAGATCATTCCCGACTTCTTCTGTGATCTGGGACCCCTGATGAAGGTGTCTTGCTCTGACACTCAGGTCAATGAGCGTGTCCTCCTCTTCTTGGGGGGAGCAGTCATTTTAATCCCCTTCGGGCTCATTCTGGTCTCTTATATCCGCATTGTTTCAGCCATCCTCAGGGTCCCCTCTGCCCAAGGAAGGTACAAGGCCTTCTCTACCTGTGGAGCCCACCTTGCTGTTGTTGCCTTGTTCTTTGGGACTGTGATCAGGGCTTATCTGTGGCCCTCATCCTCTTCCTCCAGTTCAATAGAAGAGGATACAGCAGCTGCCGTCATGTACACAGTGGTGACTCCTCTGCTAAACCCCTTCATTTACAGCCTGCGGAACAAGGACATGCAGGGAGCCCTGGAGAGACTTCTCAGGGGCAAAGTCTCCTTCTCCTGTGGTCAGTGACTTTACAGAGAAACTGCAGGTGTCCTTTGTCCCCTCAACGAGGAACATCACAGAAATTTCTACCTCAAGTGTCTCATTTCTAAATCCCACATACATATCTTATTGCCACTTGCTTCCCTTGCCTCTCCACCCTGCGTTTGATATTACTGAAGAAAATCAAgacttttcatctttctttaatCTGTTAAGAGTTGCTTTTTTCCCACTAATTTTGCTTATAAAATGACTTTTCACAGGAGTGAATGTCTTTTGCAATGTTCATAATTCTAAAAGTTTGCATAACCTCTTATACTAATTTATCAAAAGTTGaccattcactttgctgtacagaagaaactaacacaacattgtaaagcagctatactctttaaaaaaaggtTGGTCAGTGAAGTCATGGAAAGTAGTTCATGATCAAAATAGTAGCAAGTCAATATTGGGTGGCAAAGAGGTTACAACTTTCAGtgaacaaatgtattttttcctataagaag
The DNA window shown above is from Bos javanicus breed banteng chromosome 19, ARS-OSU_banteng_1.0, whole genome shotgun sequence and carries:
- the LOC133231580 gene encoding olfactory receptor 1P1-like; amino-acid sequence: MAGGNQSSVFEFLLWGLSEQPEQQHRLFLLFLWMYLVTVAGNLLIILAIGTDTRLHTPMYFFLTSLSCADILFISTTVPKALVNIQTQNRSISYVECLTQLYFFLTFGDMDIFILTTMAYDRYVAICHPLHYTMVMSRRCCIILVTACWTLTSLVAMTHTFLIFRLSFCSKKIIPDFFCDLGPLMKVSCSDTQVNERVLLFLGGAVILIPFGLILVSYIRIVSAILRVPSAQGRYKAFSTCGAHLAVVALFFGTVIRAYLWPSSSSSSSIEEDTAAAVMYTVVTPLLNPFIYSLRNKDMQGALERLLRGKVSFSCGQ